In Exiguobacterium acetylicum, the genomic stretch GAAGTGACGCGGAAGAACCGGCTGTTTGTTTGCTTCGTTGACGAAGACCATGAGTTGCGAAATTCCGGTGTTGAACTGGATGTTCGCGAAGTCTTCCGTGACCTTCTTGACCGTCTGGTGGTATGTCCGCTCGAAGTCAGCATCGACTTCTGTGACGTCCTGAATGTCTGCTGTCCGTTCGAACAAGCGCCAGACACGATCGAGGAAACGACGCGCCCCGTCAAGACCGTTCTCAGACCAGGCAACTGATGCATCGAGTGGTCCCATGAACATTTCGTACAAGCGTAATGTATCCGCACCATGCGATTTAACGATTTCATCCGGGTTGATGACGTTACCGCGTGATTTCGACATCTTCTCGTTGTTCTCTCCAAGAATCATCCCTTGATTGTACAACTTCTGGAATGGTTCTTTTGTTGGTACGACACCTGCATCATACAAGACTTTATGCCAGAAGCGCGCATACAACAAGTGGAGAACGGCGTGTTCCGCACCACCAATATAAATATCGACTGGAAGCCAGTATTTTAATTTTTCTGGATCCGCGATCGCCTCTTCATTGTGCGGATCGATGAAACGAAGATAATACCAGCAGCTTCCGCCCCATTGTGGCATCGTATTCGTCTCACGACGCCCTTTCATTCCTGTTTCAGGATCCGTATAATCCAACCAGTCTTCCGCAAGCGCAAGTGGTGATTCGCCTGTACCAGACGGTTTGATTTCCGGAATGATTGGAAGTTCGAGCGGTAATTCCTCTTGGCTGAGTGTCTTCATCGAACCATCTTCCATATGAACGACTGGAATCGGCTCGCCCCAATACCGTTGACGACTGAACAACCAGTCGCGGAGACGATACGTGATTTTCTTACGTCCGACTTGATTCGTTTCGAGTTCAGCAATCATCGTCTCGATTGCTTCTTGTTTTCCAAGACCATCAAGCATATGCGAGTTGACGTGTTCGCCCTCTCCTGTATAGGCTGCTTCATCAACGTTTCCACCCGCGACGACTTCAACGATTGGCAAGTCGAATTGTTTCGCGAATTCATGGTCGCGCTCATCGTGTCCTGGAACCGCCATGATTGCACCCGTTCCGTACGAAGCAAGGACATAATCAGCGATCCAGATTGGAAGACGATCACCTGAGATTGGATTGACGGCGAAAGCACCCGTGAAGACGCCTGTTTTTTCCTTCGCTAAATCCGTCCGCTCGAGGTCTGACTTCGTTTGGACTTGCGAAATGTACGTATCGACGGCTTCCTTGTGATCTGCTGTCGTGATGTCAGCTACGAATGGATGCTCCGGCGCAAGCACGAGGTACGTCGCACCAAAGATCGTGTCCGGACGTGTCGTAAAGACCGTGACTTGTTTTTTGTGTCCATCAATCGTGAAATCGATCTCAGCACCTTCTGATTTCCCGATCCAGTTCCGTTGCATCTCTTTGACAGAATCCGGCCAATCAAGGTCATCGAGATCTTCAAGAAGACGATCCGCATATTCCGTGATTTTCAAGACCCATTGACGCATCGGGACACGCACGACCGGATGATTTCCGCGTTCCGATAATCCGTCGATGACTTCTTCATTCGCAAGAACGGTTCCAAGTGCTGGGCACCAGTTGACCGCTACTTCGTCCACGAACGCAAGTCCTTTCTCATACAACTTCGTAAAGATCCACTGTGTCCATTTGTAGTACTTCGGATCCGTCGTGTTGATTTCACGATCCCAGTCATAGGAGAATCCAAGTTCTTTCAACTGACGCTTGAACGTCTCGATGTTTTTCGCTGTGAATTCACGTGGGTCATTCCCTGTATCGAGGGCGTATTGCTCTGCTGGTAACCCGAACGCATCCCATCCCATCGGGTGCAAGACGTTGTATCCTTGCATCCGTTTCATACGTGCGAGGATATCGGTTGCTGTGTAGCCTTCCGGGTGACCGACGTGGAGTCCGGCACCTGACGGATACGGGAACATATCAAGGGCATAAAACCCTTCTTTTTCTGGATCTTCTGTCGTGACGAAGGCGTTGTCTTGATCCCAACGCGCCTGCCATTTTGGTTCGATTTCGCGATGATTGTACGGCATGTCTTTTCCTCCTCTAATCTAAAAAAACCGGTCCTCCGCCCCTAGGAATAGGGACGAAAGACCGGTTTGGCTTCCGCGGTACCACCCACGTTGTCTGTCTATGACAGACCGCTTGATTCACGGATAACGGTGTGAAAGACCGGATTCGCTACTACGACTTCACGAATCGTGCTCCCTGACGAGTTCACGGTTGTTACCGACTGGTTCGCACCTTCCACCAGCTCTCTTGACGGCACCTTTCCCCTACTACTTCAGTTCCATGCAATTGACTATCTTTTCCTAGTGTAATCTGTTTCTTCCTCAAGCGTCAACGCTTCCGTAAAATTTCCTCGATTTCTGCATGCGATCGCGCTACATGATCCGCTTGTTCTAGACGTTGCATCGGCATCCGATCATCGAGAAGCGCAATCACTTCCATGCCTGCTGCTTTAGCGCCGATCATCCCGTTCGCAGCGTCTTCAATGACGAGACAATCTTCAGGTGCGTGCCCGATTCGTGATGCTGCAAGATGAAAAATCGCAGGATCAGGCTTTGAACGCACGACTTCTTCCCCACTGACGTAATGTGTGATGGGAAGCTCATAATGACGGATGACGCGTTCGATTTTTTGAAGCGAACTCGAAGAGGCGATCCCGATATCGTAACCAAGAGACGCCGCTTGCTCGATGACTTGTTTGACTCCCTCTTTTAACCCACATTCCTCCGGTTTTGCATGAATTTGAAACAACCGATGTTCTTCTTCTAGTAACGCACTAGCTGTTTCTTTTAGCTGATGCTGGGTGACAAGCTCTTCCCACATCTCATCACCTGTTTTTCCCATGAACGTCGCATACTGAACCGGATCGAGCGGAATCGATAACGTTTTGAACATCTGCTGATGGACTTCAAAGTAGCGGATTTCACTATCTAAGATGACCCCATCCATATCAAAAATTAGACCTCGTTTTTTCAAGACACATCCCCCTCAATTGATCTATCATGATTTCAGCATATCAAAAAAACGACTACACGATGTAGTCGTTTCGCCTTCTTCATTTAGTTACTGTTTAACTTGTCGCCATTCGGACACTAGTTTGTCGGTAAGCCGGAAAATAATCCGAATCAGCATCTGATCCGTATCGTACACATAACTGATCGTATATAGCTGGCTGAAGAATCGATTTTCCTTGATGATACTCAAATAAACGATACCCGGTGTAACGGCATTTACTCTCAAAGAGACTATCCCGTTCTTGATATCCACCCCCGAGATGTTGTTCGACAAGACCGCGTGCTTTCGCCTGAAGAATTGCTTCGTACTCGAGTCGTTGATTCGGAAACATCTTCGCTTCGTCCCGCTTACACCCAATCAAATGACCGTGGGCATATTCTTTCCCAAGCAATACGAAGTATCCACCAACAGGTTCTCCGTCGATTTCCGCAATCAGTAACAATGGCTCACAGAGTGGATTTTCTTCAAATAATTGCTCAAAATAACTCGCCGTAAAATAGTAATGAGCCGAAGCATTCTTCCGGTCCATCGTTTCATGATACAACGCTACAAAGACAGGTAGGTCGTCTCGCGTTCCTGTTCTAACGGTTAAAGGAGAGGCAAGCGATTTGCGAATCATACTTCTCGTCTTCTTATGAAATGTCTGCATGATGTCCTCTAGTGAAGGGCGTAAATCGATACTCGTCGTATGACGGATGAAGGAGACTTTCGTCCAATCCCGCATGAAGCGTTCATTCCCCGTCAATGGATTAAAGCGAATCATTTCTGAGACAATCGCTTCTCGCTTTGCCCACCTTTCAAACAATAAGCGTGCATGCTGCATTTCAGTCGCAGTCAGTTGACCGATGATTTCCGGTCCACCATAGCCATACGGCGTGATGAGATCTGAATAAGGCGTATCAAAAATCCGGCGCTTCAAAAAGGGATAGAACAGTGTTCCTGCATCAGCTTCATAACGGAATAGCACCGCTTGCTCAGACGGTCTAGCGTTGAGCGTGACATATTGGTGACTGTAGAAGATATCAAGAGGCTGTTGCTGTACGTGTGTCGTCCAAGTTGCGGCATCTGTGATGAATTGACACCTTTCCATTCGTGCACCTCCAGTCAAAAAGAAGCAACGTTCATATGACCTTTCTTTTTCAAGTTCTTGATTAGAAAGTACCCGTTTCTTTGCCGAAATATTCCATATTATTAAATGTTTATTTTATGATTTTCAAACGAATGACGTAACAAAAGACAGCGGTCATAATGTCCGCTGTCTTACAGATGATGCTCATGATGTGATTTTAGGAATGGCACGAAGGAAGACGACGCCCGCTAACAGGATCAATCCAATCAATGTCAAGAAGACCGCTGACATACCGGATAAATCGTAGATCAACCCTCCAACGGTCGGACTGATCATCCGCCCCGCTGAAGCAGCAATATTGACGTACCCTTGGAATTCTCCTTCTTTTCCGATCGGCGCGAGTCTCGCTGCCATGGCAGGAACTGCTGGCCAGATGAACATCTCACCAATCGTCAAGATGATCATCGCGACGAGGAACATCTTGAAGCCGCCTGCGAACGGAACGATCAGATAAGACAAGAGGAAGATTCCTGTACCGGTCATCAATTGTCGCTTTAAGTCATCTCCAAACCAACGAAGAATTGGTGTTAGTAAAGGTTGTGCGAACACGATGAGTGCTCCGTTGATCGTCCAAAGAATCGAGTACTCGGAAATCGTGACACCGAGCGATTTCGTGTGTACGGCAAAGGTTCCTTGCCATTGCACATAAACGAACCAAAGTAAGGCATAACCAATCGAGACGAGCAACATCGTCCGTGCCGCACCGCGTGCAAGGGGTGTCCGTGTCGTTTCGATTTCATCATGCGCCGCATGCATCCGCGCCGGTGCCTGAATCCAGGACAAACCAACGAACAAAATGATGGCAAAGGCGATGTAGAGGACGAGATTGGCGATGAAGATGTACTGAATCGAAAAGGCAGCGATTTGACCACTGACTGCTGTCCCGAGCGCTACACCGACGTTTTGGGCGACATAGATCGCATTAAAGGCACGGCGCCCGCCTTCCGGCCAGATGACACCCGTCATCGCGTAGATCGTCGGAAAAACCATCCCACCGACGAATCCAATCAATCCAAGCATCGCGACGTATCCGAGGTACGTCTGATGAAACAGCAACAAGCCGACGGAAGACAGGACAAGTCCGATGACACTGATGACAAGCGTCTTCTTGCCACCGAGACGGTCAAACGCTTTTCCACCTAAGTAGTTTCCGACGATTGCTAAGGCCGAGTTGACGAACAATGCCATCCCTGCTTTTGTCATCGACTCTCCTAGATATTCATGAATATATAATGTATTAAACGGCCATAAAAAAGAGGATCCCGTCGTATTGATGGCCATCGCAAGGACGAGGATCCAGACCGCTTTTGGTAATTTTGGCATACCTGTGGTCCTCCTATTTCATTCTCAACCTTGCCACTTTACGCAATCCGTCCCCTAACTGTCAAGCCACTTCGCTTTTCGTCAACGAATCAAAAAATGATATAATGCAGAAAGAATCTTGCACATACTGAACCATTACTAGAAAAACAGACTATAGGAACAGGAGTCTATGCCATGTCACTTGCCCGTGTACTACCTTATACGAAACAATTACTCGAGTCCGTTATCGAGCCCGGAGACTGCGTCGTCGATATGACTGCCGGAAATGGACATGATACACAGTTTTTAGCAGAACGCGTTGGTCCAGAAGGAAGGGTCCTTGCGTTCGACGTCCAGGCACAAGCCATCGAGGAATCGACGCGACGTCTCGACGAAGCCGGAATGTTAGCACGTGTCGACCTTTATCATGAGAGCCACATCCATGTCGGTGCCCGTCTTTCGGACGAACAACGTCCTGTCCGCGCCGGTGTCTTCAATCTCGGATACCTGCCCGGAAGCGACAAATCAATCACGACGACAGGAGAAGAGACGCTCGAAGCACTCGATGCCCTCCTCCCGGTCCTCGCTCCCGGCGGTCTTGTCGTCCTCGTCGTCTATCACGGTCACCTGGAAGGAAAACGTGAACGCGATGCTGTCCTCGATTACGTCACAGCCCTTGATCAGCAAGATTATGCCGTTCTCCAGTATCGCTTCTTGAATCAACAAAATCATCCCCCGTTCATCATCGCGATCGAGAAAAAAGTACGCGGATGATGGGACACAAAAAAGTGATGCCCCTTTTTTAGAGGCATCACTTTTGTTATTTCATTCTTCAACAAGCTTAAAGAACAACATTAATTTTTCTGCAAACCGTGTGTTCAACCGTTCGAAACTAAAATGCGGAAAACCGTGTAGACGTTGTAAGTAAATCTGATCGCCACCCATTTTCCGGCATACTTCAAGTGTCAACTTGACGTCTGCGAACTGATCGTCCGGTGCATAAAAACAAGCCAAGTTCACACGCGGCAGTTTTTTTCGTTCCTCGTCATGTACGACGATCTCTTCTTCGATTTCCCGGTACTGTGCATAGGTCAGTTCACCGATGCGAACGGTATCTTCCGTACTTTGACCAAACGGCAACGTACCGAGTGGCGCATCGGGCCGGAAACGATCGAACGCACTTGCGAAGACTTGTTTGACGCCTCCGAGTTGTTTTGAAGGGTGCCAATCAAATAACGGTGAAATGAACGCAAGGCTTGCGACCGGTAATTCATATTCTTGCAACAGACGATTGACGACAAGTGCGCCCATGCTACAGGCGACGATATGAATCGGTAGCTTGCGTTTCCCTGCTTCACGTAATGCTTCTTTTAACAGTTGACCATGTTCTTCAAACGAGATGCGACGTGGTGCGTCGACGAGCAATACTTCATACTCTCGTTCGAGTACCCGAATCAAAGCTTCACTCGGACGGGCACGCAGTTGTAACGGGTAGACTAATACGATGATTCCTGTTGGTTGTTCAACCACAAACTCACCTCTTCACTTCATACTTCTTTTTTACGATACCTTATTTCAAACGCAAACGAAACCGTCCCAAGACGGATTTCACGAGGCGACATGGCGAAGACGAATGACAGATTCTACTTGCCCAAAGACTTCTTCCGTCATCTCACTGAGTTCTTCAAAACCGAATGAGGTCAAGAACTGACGTGCTTTATAGTTACGTGCTTCCACGTAGACTTCGAGTGGGACGGCTCCTTGTCGTTCGAGTTCACGGATCAGTCGTCGCCCGATGCCGTTTTGCTGATATTTCGGCAAGACGTACAGACGAACGATCTCCCACGTTCCCTCAACATCAACAGCATGAATGAAACCGACGATTTCCTCATCGATGATTCCGACATAAAAATACTCTCCCCGTGCTTCTTCTGCCGTCCGGATCGCACGAACGACCTCCTCTTGCGGATACGCTTCCTGCACGAAATGCGCTTTCGAGCGCTCGGAATAGATTTCTGCATACGTATCCAACCAGGATGTGACGGCAATATCATGAATACGTCCTGCATCGGCTGGAATAGCTTCGCGTATTTCCATAATCGGAACCCCCCTTTGTATTCATACGAATCGACTCATGTACTTTTACCCTCTTCTAGAAAAAACATTCGTTTCCTGCAAAGTTCCCCGTAAACAAAAAAGTCCGAAAACCCGCGTAGGGTTCTCGGACTTTTTGATTATGCGAAACGTTTTGCTTGTTCTTCAAGAACTGCTGCTTTATCTGTTTGCTCCCATGGAAGCTCAACATCTGTACGACCGAAGTGACCGTATGCAGCTGTTTGACGATAGATCGGACGACGGAGATCAAGCATGTTGATGATTCCAGCCGGACGAAGATCGAAGTTTTCAGCAACCAATTCGACGAGTTGCGCTTCAGGAAGTTTTCCTGTACCGAATGTGTCAACCGCGATTGATACTGGGTGCGCGACACCGATTGCGTACGCGAGTTGAACTTCTGCTTTGTCTGCAAGACCTGCAGCAACGAGGTTCTTCGCGACGTAACGTGCTGCGTATGCAGCTGAACGGTCGACTTTTGTTGGATCTTTACCTGAGAATGCTCCACCGCCGTGGCGTGCGTATCCACCGTACGTATCAACGATGATCTTACGACCCGTCAATCCAGCATCTCCTTGTGGTCCGCCGATGACGAAACGACCAGTTGGGTTGATGAAGAATTTCGTTGCTGCGTCGATGTATTCAGCCGGGATGACCGGTGTGATGACGTGTTCTTTCAAGTCAGCTTGGATTTGCTCAAGTGTGACTTCTTCTGCGTGTTGTGTCGAGATGACGATCGTATCGACACGAACCGGCTCGTTGTTCTCGTTGTATTCGACCGTGACTTGTGTTTTTCCGTCCGGACGAAGGTAGTCGAGTTGACCGTTTTTACGCACTTCTGCCAAACGGCGTGCGAGACGGTGTGAGAGCGAGATTGGAAGTGGCATGAGTTCTGGTGTTTCTTTCGTTGCGTAACCGAACATGAGACCTTGGTCTCCTGCACCGATTGCATCGATTTCTGCATCAGACATGCTACCTTCACGTGCTTCAAGCGCTTGGTCGACACCAAGAGCGATGTCTGCTGATTGCTCATCGATTGATGTCAATACAGCACACGTGTCCGCGTCGAAACCGTATTTCGCGCGTGTATAACCGATTTCACGAATCGTTTCACGGACGACTT encodes the following:
- the leuS gene encoding leucine--tRNA ligase gives rise to the protein MPYNHREIEPKWQARWDQDNAFVTTEDPEKEGFYALDMFPYPSGAGLHVGHPEGYTATDILARMKRMQGYNVLHPMGWDAFGLPAEQYALDTGNDPREFTAKNIETFKRQLKELGFSYDWDREINTTDPKYYKWTQWIFTKLYEKGLAFVDEVAVNWCPALGTVLANEEVIDGLSERGNHPVVRVPMRQWVLKITEYADRLLEDLDDLDWPDSVKEMQRNWIGKSEGAEIDFTIDGHKKQVTVFTTRPDTIFGATYLVLAPEHPFVADITTADHKEAVDTYISQVQTKSDLERTDLAKEKTGVFTGAFAVNPISGDRLPIWIADYVLASYGTGAIMAVPGHDERDHEFAKQFDLPIVEVVAGGNVDEAAYTGEGEHVNSHMLDGLGKQEAIETMIAELETNQVGRKKITYRLRDWLFSRQRYWGEPIPVVHMEDGSMKTLSQEELPLELPIIPEIKPSGTGESPLALAEDWLDYTDPETGMKGRRETNTMPQWGGSCWYYLRFIDPHNEEAIADPEKLKYWLPVDIYIGGAEHAVLHLLYARFWHKVLYDAGVVPTKEPFQKLYNQGMILGENNEKMSKSRGNVINPDEIVKSHGADTLRLYEMFMGPLDASVAWSENGLDGARRFLDRVWRLFERTADIQDVTEVDADFERTYHQTVKKVTEDFANIQFNTGISQLMVFVNEANKQPVLPRHFLRGFIQLLTPVAPHLGEELWEQLGFEETLTYAAWPTFDESKLVSDTMEFVIQVNGKVRSKIEINIDATKEEIEALAFADEKTQEWIGDKTVRKVIVVPKKLINIVAN
- a CDS encoding HAD family hydrolase; the protein is MKKRGLIFDMDGVILDSEIRYFEVHQQMFKTLSIPLDPVQYATFMGKTGDEMWEELVTQHQLKETASALLEEEHRLFQIHAKPEECGLKEGVKQVIEQAASLGYDIGIASSSSLQKIERVIRHYELPITHYVSGEEVVRSKPDPAIFHLAASRIGHAPEDCLVIEDAANGMIGAKAAGMEVIALLDDRMPMQRLEQADHVARSHAEIEEILRKR
- a CDS encoding peptidoglycan bridge formation glycyltransferase FemA/FemB family protein, which codes for MERCQFITDAATWTTHVQQQPLDIFYSHQYVTLNARPSEQAVLFRYEADAGTLFYPFLKRRIFDTPYSDLITPYGYGGPEIIGQLTATEMQHARLLFERWAKREAIVSEMIRFNPLTGNERFMRDWTKVSFIRHTTSIDLRPSLEDIMQTFHKKTRSMIRKSLASPLTVRTGTRDDLPVFVALYHETMDRKNASAHYYFTASYFEQLFEENPLCEPLLLIAEIDGEPVGGYFVLLGKEYAHGHLIGCKRDEAKMFPNQRLEYEAILQAKARGLVEQHLGGGYQERDSLFESKCRYTGYRLFEYHQGKSILQPAIYDQLCVRYGSDADSDYFPAYRQTSVRMATS
- a CDS encoding MDR family MFS transporter, coding for MPKLPKAVWILVLAMAINTTGSSFLWPFNTLYIHEYLGESMTKAGMALFVNSALAIVGNYLGGKAFDRLGGKKTLVISVIGLVLSSVGLLLFHQTYLGYVAMLGLIGFVGGMVFPTIYAMTGVIWPEGGRRAFNAIYVAQNVGVALGTAVSGQIAAFSIQYIFIANLVLYIAFAIILFVGLSWIQAPARMHAAHDEIETTRTPLARGAARTMLLVSIGYALLWFVYVQWQGTFAVHTKSLGVTISEYSILWTINGALIVFAQPLLTPILRWFGDDLKRQLMTGTGIFLLSYLIVPFAGGFKMFLVAMIILTIGEMFIWPAVPAMAARLAPIGKEGEFQGYVNIAASAGRMISPTVGGLIYDLSGMSAVFLTLIGLILLAGVVFLRAIPKITS
- a CDS encoding class I SAM-dependent methyltransferase produces the protein MGTGVYAMSLARVLPYTKQLLESVIEPGDCVVDMTAGNGHDTQFLAERVGPEGRVLAFDVQAQAIEESTRRLDEAGMLARVDLYHESHIHVGARLSDEQRPVRAGVFNLGYLPGSDKSITTTGEETLEALDALLPVLAPGGLVVLVVYHGHLEGKRERDAVLDYVTALDQQDYAVLQYRFLNQQNHPPFIIAIEKKVRG
- a CDS encoding serine aminopeptidase domain-containing protein; its protein translation is MVEQPTGIIVLVYPLQLRARPSEALIRVLEREYEVLLVDAPRRISFEEHGQLLKEALREAGKRKLPIHIVACSMGALVVNRLLQEYELPVASLAFISPLFDWHPSKQLGGVKQVFASAFDRFRPDAPLGTLPFGQSTEDTVRIGELTYAQYREIEEEIVVHDEERKKLPRVNLACFYAPDDQFADVKLTLEVCRKMGGDQIYLQRLHGFPHFSFERLNTRFAEKLMLFFKLVEE
- a CDS encoding GNAT family N-acetyltransferase translates to MEIREAIPADAGRIHDIAVTSWLDTYAEIYSERSKAHFVQEAYPQEEVVRAIRTAEEARGEYFYVGIIDEEIVGFIHAVDVEGTWEIVRLYVLPKYQQNGIGRRLIRELERQGAVPLEVYVEARNYKARQFLTSFGFEELSEMTEEVFGQVESVIRLRHVAS
- the metK gene encoding methionine adenosyltransferase codes for the protein MTNLNRRLFTSESVTEGHPDKICDQISDSILDAILAADPNARVAAETSVTTGLVLVAGEITTSTYVDIPKVVRETIREIGYTRAKYGFDADTCAVLTSIDEQSADIALGVDQALEAREGSMSDAEIDAIGAGDQGLMFGYATKETPELMPLPISLSHRLARRLAEVRKNGQLDYLRPDGKTQVTVEYNENNEPVRVDTIVISTQHAEEVTLEQIQADLKEHVITPVIPAEYIDAATKFFINPTGRFVIGGPQGDAGLTGRKIIVDTYGGYARHGGGAFSGKDPTKVDRSAAYAARYVAKNLVAAGLADKAEVQLAYAIGVAHPVSIAVDTFGTGKLPEAQLVELVAENFDLRPAGIINMLDLRRPIYRQTAAYGHFGRTDVELPWEQTDKAAVLEEQAKRFA